One Dermacentor silvarum isolate Dsil-2018 chromosome 10, BIME_Dsil_1.4, whole genome shotgun sequence genomic window carries:
- the LOC119465892 gene encoding ADP-sugar pyrophosphatase isoform X1 → MPPIVEEVIARGEHMSLAKYKYVDATGSQKIWEVAERCQKAKSSESDSVCALPILRRMLKYDCLVLVKQYRPSMKAFTLEFPAGVVEPLDSTSEAAALRRLNSQTGYTCTGLKKTSPLTASDPVHTACTTKLVSVEINGDDLRNLNAQQKFGEGEFYEVVQVPMNDVLKRLNEYSEDGYVIDSRVYTFALGLSMGLKMGAEQNGDKEDDVQIVTNIIDH, encoded by the exons GTGATCGCCCGCGGCGAACACATGTCGCTTGCCAAGTACAAGTACGTGGACGCCACCGGCAGTCAAAA GATCTGGGAGGTGGCCGAACGATGCCAGAAGGCCAAGAGCAGCGAGTCTGACT CCGTCTGCGCGCTTCCCATCCTGCGCCGCATGCTGAAGTACGACTGCCTGGTTCTCGTCAAGCAGTACCGGCCTTCCATGAAAGCCTTCACCCTGGAGTTCCCCGCTG GCGTCGTTGAGCCCCTGGACTCCACGTCAGAAGCCGCAGCATTGCGCCGGCTCAACTCGCAAACTGGCTACACGTGCACCGGCCTCAAGAAGACCAGCCCTC TTACGGCCTCTGACCCAGTCCACACAGCGTGCACCACGAAGCTCGTCTCGGTCGAG ATCAACGGCGATGATCTCCGCAACCTCAACGCCCAGCAGAAGTTCGGCGAGGGAG AGTTCTACGAAGTTGTCCAGGTCCCCATGAACGACGTTCTTAAGCGGTTAAATG AATACAGCGAGGACGGCTACGTGATCGACTCTCGCGTCTACACCTTCGCCCTGGGCCTGTCCATGGGGCTCAAAATGGGCGCCGAGCAGAACGGCGACAAGGAGGACGACGTCCAGATAGTGACCAACATCATCGACCACTAG